The following proteins are encoded in a genomic region of Thunnus maccoyii chromosome 8, fThuMac1.1, whole genome shotgun sequence:
- the LOC121901524 gene encoding protein NLRC3-like → MDQCEDREEGVSPSKSSLCGEYDSQTKAQRTKKQHRPDTAGPGPGPAPSCVSMKSDRSMKEPICFKPGQPADGRIQQQRPDSSGPEPSCLSFKSDRSNKRFIDFKGGRPSAGQIVDQESSEVPSGQSAQQHQTHLDSIFMLLEENIVTFVKNELKKMQKVLSPDYPECLESQREDEEEHRRSSREAFLKITLHFLRRMKQDELANRLQSRTRAAECRYKLKSNLKKNFQCVFEGIAKAGNATLLNQIYTELYITEGGTAEVNDEHEVRQIETASRKPDRPETRIKQEDILKALPGRDEPIRTVMTKGVAGIGKTVLTQKFSLDWAEDKANQGIQFTFPFTFRELNVLKDKKYSLVELVHHFFTETKEAGICRFEEFQVVFIFDGLDECRLPLDFHNNEILTDVTESTSVDVLLTNLIRGKLLPSARLWITTRPAAANQIPPECVGMVTEVRGFTGPQKDEYFRKRFSDEEQASIIISHIKTSRSLHIMCHIPVFCWITATVLEDVLKSRNEGKLPKTLTEMYIHFLVVQTKLKKVKYDGGAETDPHWSPESRKMIESLGKLAFKQLQKGNLIFYESDLKECGINIRVASVCSGVFTQIFKEERGLYQDKVFCFVHLSVQEFLAALHVHLTFIKSGVNLLAEAQKTSWWSKVFEENPIPTGLYQNAVDKALQSSNGHLDLFLRFLLGLSLQTNQTLLQGLLIQTRSSSQTNQETVEYIKKKISENLSAERSINLFHCLNELNDRSLVEEIQQYLNSGSLSTDKLSPAQWSALVFILLSSEKDLDVFDLKKYSASEEALLRLLPVVKASKKALLSDCNLSGRSCVALSSVLSSKSSSLRELELSNNNLRDSGLKLLSDGLDSPHCTLETLRLSGCLITKKGCASLASALRSNPSHLRELDLSYNHPGDLGQKQLSAGLEDPHWRLDTLRLQPAGVRWLTPGPWRYFCQLTLDPNTANRELKLSDNNRKVTRVKEDQSYPAHPDRFDVWVQLLCRNDLTGRCYWEVEWRGRVDISVSYRGIRRKGNSDDCVFGWNDQSWCLICSDDGRYSVRHNNRVTSIISSSSVSNRVAVYVDCPAGTLSFYRVSSDTLIHLHTFNTTFTQPLYAGFGVYWSGSSASLCGL, encoded by the exons atggatcagtgtgaggacagagaggagggagtctctccctctaaaagctctctgtgtggggaatatgacagccagaccaaagctcagag AACAAAGAAGCAGCACAGACCAGACACTGCTGGACCCGGACCTGGACCTgcacccagctgtgtgtccatgaagagtgaccgGTCCATGAAAGAACCTATATGTTTTAAACCTGGACAACCTGCTGATGGAAG gATCCAGCAGCAGAGACCAGACTCTTCTGGACCTGAGCCCAGCTGTCTGTCCTTTAAGAGTGACCGGTCAAACAAACGTTTCATTGATTTTAAAGGAGGACGTCCATCTGCTGGTCAAAT AGTGGACCaggagagctcagaggttcccagtggtcagtctgcccagcagcatcaaacacacctggactccatatttatg ctgctggaggagaacatcGTCACTTTTGTGAAGAACGAGTTGAAGAAAATGCAGAAGGTTCTGAGTccagattacccagaatgcttagagagtcagagggaggatgaggaggagcataggaggagcagcagagaggcatttCTTAAGATtacactgcacttcctgaggagaatgaagcaggaTGAGCTGGCTAACCGTCTGCAGAGCA gAACTCGTGCTGCAGAGTGTCGATATAAACTCAAGTCTAATCTGAAGAAGAACTTCCAGTGTGTCTTTGAGGGAattgctaaagcaggaaacGCAACCCTTCTGAATCAaatctacacagagctctacatcacagagggaggaacggcagaggtcaatgatgaacatgaggtcagacagattgaaacagcatctaggaaaccagacagaccagaaacaaGAATCAAACAAGAAGACATCTTAAAAGCCTTacctggaagagatgaaccaatcagaacagtgatgacaaagggagtggctggcattgggaaaacagtcttaacacagaagttcagtctggactgggctgaagacaaagccaaccagggcatacagttcacatttccattcactttcagagagctgaatgtgctgaaagataaaaagtacagcttggtggaacttgttcatcatTTCTtcactgaaaccaaagaagcaggaatctgcaggtttgaagagttccaggttgtgttcatctttgatggtctggatgagtgtcgacttcctctggatttccacaacaatgagatcctgactgatgttacagagtccacctcagtggatgtgctgctgacaaacctcatcagggggaaactgcttccttctgctcgcctctggataaccacacgacctgcagcagccaatcagatccctcctgagtgtgtCGGCATGGTGACAGAGGTTAGAGGATTCACTGGCCCACAGAAGGATGAatacttcaggaagagattcagtgatgaggagcaggccagcataatcatctcccacatcaagacatcacgaagcctccacatcatgtgccacatcccagtcttctgctggatcactgctacagttctggaggatgtgttgaaaagcagaaatgaaggaaagctgcccaagaccctgactgagatgtacatccacttcctggtggttcagacCAAACTGAAGAAGgtcaagtatgatggaggagctgagacagatccacactggagtccagagagcaggaagatgattgagtctctgggaaaactggcttttaaacaactgcagaaaggcaacctgattTTCTATGAATCGGACCTGAAAGAGTGTGGCATCAATATCAGAGTGGCCTCAGTGtgctcaggagtgttcacacagatctttaaagaggagagagggctgtacCAGGACAAGGTGTTCTGCTTCGTCCACctgagcgttcaggagtttctggctgctcttcatgtccatctgacattcatcaagTCTGGAGTCAATTTGCTGGCAGAAGCACAGAAAACATCCTGGTGGTCTAAAGTCTTTGAAGAAAACCCCATACCAACAGGTCTCTACCAGAATGCTGTGGACAAGGCCTTACAGAGTTcaaatggacacctggacttgttcctccgcttcctctTGGGTCTctcactgcagaccaatcagactctcctACAAGGCCTGCTGATACAGACAAGAAGTAGCTCACAGACCAATCAGGAAACAGTCGAGTACATCAAGAAGAAAATCAGTGAgaatctgtctgcagagagaagcatcaatctgttccactgtctgaatgaactgaatgatcgttctctagtggaggagatccaacagtacctgaattcaggaagtctctccacagataaactgtctccagctcagtggtcagctctggtcttcatcttgctgtcatcagaaaaagatctggacgTGTTTGAcctaaaaaaatactctgcttcagaagaggctcttctgaggctgctgccagtggtcaaagcctcCAAGAAAGCTCT ACTAAGTGACTGTAACCTGTCAGGGAGAAGCTGTGtagctctgtcctcagttcttaGCTCCAagtcctctagtctgagagagctggagctgagcAACAACAACCTACGGGATTCCGGGCTGAAACTGCTGTCTGATGGACTGGATAGTCCACACTGCACACTAGAAACCCTAAG gctgtcaggatgtctgatcacaaagaaaggctgtgcttctctggcctcagctctgagatccaacccctcccatctgagagagctggacctgagctacaatcatccaggagacttaggacagaagcagctgtctgctggactggaggatccacactggagactggacactctcag gctgcagcctgctggAGTCCGATGGTTGACACCAGGTCCATGGaggt atttctgtcaactcacactggatccaaacacagcaaacagagaactcaaactgtctgacaacaacaggaaggtgacacgTGTGAAGGAGGATCAGTCATATCCTgctcatccagacagatttgatgtctgggttcagctgctgtgtagaaatgatctaactggtcgctgttactgggaggtcgagtggagaggaagagttGATATATCAGTGAGttacagaggaatcagaaggaaaggaaacagtgatgactgtgtgtttggatgGAATGATCAGTCCTGGTGTCTGATCTGCTCTGATGATGGTCGTTACTCTGTCCGTCACAATAACAGAGTAACatccatcatctcctcctcctctgtctctaacagagtagcagtgtatgtggactgtcctgctggcactctgtccttctacagagtctcctctgacacactgatccacctccacaccttcaacaccacattcactcagcctctgtatGCTGGGTTTGGGGTCTACTGGTCTGGTTCCTCAGCTTCTCTGTGTGGTCTGTAG